The DNA segment tccATCAATTTCATTAGAAGAAAATTACACGTATCACATGAGATCTTTACTCGTTATGACATATCTCGTTTTTACGAGgaaatatttcgttattacaataaataacatcgTCATTGCAAGAAAATTCAAGTTCAATTAAGATCATTAcggccaaattttctggtaataccgaaacgTGCAATAAAACATTAGGGAACTTGACGCTGttgttttttggtgttttttttttgttttttttcccttttgtctttgtagtagaaaggtgaaattgcacatttcttggtaggactgcaacaaataTCAGTTatggcaaaactttaaccaattttacacgaacactgcAAGATAcgtctgcagcatttgaaaaagaaaggaaattatgtgttttagctcgactattcaaagaatagatggagctattggactccagtttgattaattctgcccattgttttctcgtttagggcacagccattattttatctgggaaaCGTACGTACGCAgcctttcatggaattgcactctgtgcatcagtGAACGCACACCGTCGTaagaatacatctgcggatgcctctaaattacattctggtacttataacatgtgtaaatgttgaggtcTGCTCAATCTggggctaaagggcgtggacggtagcttgcactttcactaccgtccatgaacaagctcagtcaaaccgagcctgcaacattttcgtctatatcgtgttgggcgacctgtggttttccacactttatttcatccatgcgtcggcgtcacgatttggttaagtttttgtatgtaagctggtatctcagtaaccacttgtgggaatggattgaaacttcacacatttattcactttgataaattgacttacactgcacaggttccataactctgttttgtataacttttattaaggttttatatgtaagctggtatttcagtacctactaatggaaatggattgaaacgtcacacgcttgttcattgtgatgatctgacatgcagtgctcaggttccataactctacattgtatttttacaacattatgtcattttttcgactaagcagttgttggttaatttttttaatgtaagctggtatctcagtacccactaatgggaatggattgaaacttgcacaattgtccattgtcacgagctgatatgcattgtacaggttcaataaccctttttgcaattttacaaaattatgcccccttttcgactttaatatccatttaattgacaaggctgttgaatagtcgagcgttgctgtcctccgacagctcttttttttacattacgttgcctattttcatttatttttgactgaaaatgccatacctGCGATACTTTACTTCCGCGAtttaggagtacacaaagaggactttactactttctaacggtcgaagatttaaactaacattctgtaattatttttggcacattgtttgattttcatttgactgataatttgtggggcgatttgggataaagtcatacgttcctcttcagggatttttatgccctcgaagggaggcatattagttttcaactgtccgttcgttcgttagttcgttccttcgtcacaatgttaactttttgcatgaaggcactttactcgcgaaccactgcacccaggaccttcaaacttcacatgctgatagtgcttattgagtacacgacccctactgactttggggtcaccaggtcaaaggtcaaggcgctgcgggggcatttgtcaccattagtgacagctcttgtttttattgcagttacaagttctgtaaaacgttgcagtttagtatttcgaaactttcgaatttcataagttgatgtactcacacctctcaacgtacaaggttgtaactatacctgtccattattaacctctacctgtccattcttaaagtatccattattttaagaatggacagttacaggttaataatggacaggtatagtaaaataaacgtgtgtatagaacggtatcggtacaataacctatataacggacaaaactaacaaaggattacatcacaaccgtgttttaacataGGCaagatcagacattaaaaataaaatttaaatttaaaattttgctaatcgaaaggaaaaaatcgtCATTCACGACATACACTGCACTGCACTCACAAAAAGGCCATCAATGATCACAAATACTTCTCGCCTGTGGGCGAGGAGAATAAGCTTATACTTAAATGTGTAAAATAAACGTTATATTTCAAGGTCAATCAAGATCATTTCAAGTTCATACATTAGGTTAAAGTGTTACAATGACCTATGTATCACTTTTTTATCTTCTCCAAAAAGACGTTCTATTTCCTTGCATTAACAAATAAGCTAAAGCCTAGCCCCACCCAACTTATATGAATTGAGTGACAAGttttaataatatcaatattgaaaacagttttgttttgtatgaaaaaaaatcttaaattacaatcactgtatttttcatttcgaAAGCTATATCTAAGTTCCAACATATCTATGTTCCAACGCTTAAAATTCACGAAAAACATCCTTGTTGTcgaatattttaaaatactaagaaaataatAGATTAAATGACCGGGCAGtgtttgctcataaaaatatcactatttaaaacatgtttaagtctggagggttttcgacctagtttgagccaaTATGGtaaggaaatatagacataccctacatgaacgtgtagtaatgagTCTAACCAAGATTGAGCACCTGGATGGATCAAGCTTTTGAGGaaaggtcatagaaggtgaccggtaAGAATTCAAACTTAGAAactctggaaggttttcgacctagttcgagcccctaccacctgaacatactatacatgtaagtGAAGGTATATATCCTGTATACAGTTTgtaatctggagtagctctagaggctatggggtaggtcatacattgatgtatagtagtatatgttcaagtcgctaCATGTTGGGTACACTATATtgatgtgtagatagatgattccacttcgaagagtcaaaagtcgtccattacatttttggcctttgacagacggacaggcgttcaaattttgcggataaaaggacaagatacgaagtcgaaatttcgtgttattaactcgaaatttctacttagaatctcgaaatttcgaattaagtaactcgaaatttcgagttaataaataaaacacatctggcactaatgctcttccataTTAAAACGCCTTTAAAATAGTAGAACACCTTTCTTGACATCAATTGGTGTACATGTcaagaaatattttcttaaaattgttaGAGGGGAAATGTGTCTTTCTTTTGGGGAACATAAACTATCCTTAGGGGAGAATATAGCTATTAGGGAAACAGTCTCTATTCGGCtgtaaaaatcaacaacaaaaaataattgcAACGTTGAAGCAGAACTAGTCTATTTCTACTTGTGTGTGTTTACTCGAGTATATCGGTGCTAATTCCAGCTGTTGGTGGAAAAGTTTTATAAGCTAGGGTTTGGACATTTTGGTTGGTTGTTGTGATGTTTCGTTTTATGAGGTAAGagttttatttgcatttgaaGCTTTTctaatgatataaattatgtatttcagtataaatctgtAGCTAAGTCAAAACCCAAGATATTTTGCGTTCGAGACAGATTCTACGTTTTGACCATAAAGTAGATACTGATTAATTTTTTGTGATGTTAGGTGTCTGGCATTTGAAAGGATCAGACTACATGTCCCACCCATTTTCCAATTTTTCCAACTAGTTAAAATCTTTTTGGAAGATTGTGTAAGTTAGACTACTGTATCATGGACTTGTGGCGGACTTTTTACTAGATTGTTTATATCTCTATATAGAGTACAGAAATCCGATGACAGGGTCTTGTGGAACACCAGATGTTATATGTACTTCTTTGGAATGGTTAACCTCCAAGGCTAAATACTGACTTCTATTGTGCAGGAATGCCTCAGACCACTCGAGAAATTGTAGGCAAACACCACAATCTTGAAGTTTTAGAAGTTTGAATGGATGACATAGTCAAGAAATGCACTTAGGTCGAGCAAGATcaatttagtttgtttacaattggtaatgttttttttccagttcTGTTAATACAATCAGTTGAGTCTCACAAGTCATGTTGCAGGTCATGCAGAATGTTGTATTAAGTAAGGTGAGCAAAACCATCGGAAGCAAATCAAAAGCCTTTGCCCAATCTGCTGGACTAATAACTCTAGGAGAGAAAAAGTAAAAAGTCagtcaaaaagtttcaaaaagatgAGCACTGAAAAAGTCAAATAAGGGTTGCCCAGAAAcgaaaatacaatgtataaagaCAAAACGGGACACGTTCATCATGTACAATTTCACGACTATGACAAATGGCAAAACATGAAATGACAGGATGATGGTAACAGACATTTAAGACATCAAAGGGATAGATTGAAACGTTTTTTATGAATATGCCAAAGCTTCCATATTAAGTTTATTTATTATAAGTGATTTAAATCACAAACATATTGTGATATTGAAGATATTTGCCATGTACACTTGtactttcaaacaaaaaatgtaaccaAATAGCTAAATAGTAATTGTTAGCCATTCCCCTTTTTTGCTGCTACTTTTTagatattctatttttttttcaaattaaagcgAACGATGGACGCAGCAAAACATATTTCTTATCAGATAGAGTTACGGATAAATCTCAGTGAAAAAGCTGCTGAAGGTGTGATTAATAATGAATCACGGTTGTCCCTATATTATCATAGTGTACGTAgaattacatgtaaatttgaTACTACCaaattattatgaatattttctaatatCATTCCCGGCGCGTGGAATCAGTGGAAGGGGTGATGTGGCAAGATACCCATGTTGcactttaaaaagtaattacaacTCGATGAATGTTTACATCTTAGGATTCGTCCACAAAGTAGTTCGAACGAATATTTTCGCACTACTATTTTGACCGATCGATAAGACAAAATGATTAAATGCTTAAATATTTCACAAGGGCATAAAAGTTATCTGTCTGTACAGTTTTACCAGATAGGTTCTTAATTTGATCAAGTATGACTTGCGACTTATAAATGAGGATATATCTAACTAACAGGAGTCACCTACTTGCAAGAAATGCGTTAAATTACTATTCAAAGGGAATttggtaagaaaaaaaaaaaatctactcaTCCAAATTAGCCTCCTGAAATTAGATACAGGCTAGATATATAGATGAGGTAAATAGAACATTTATTTTTACTCTTAAACTCATATTATAATTCATACTATAATCAAATCGAGTCAAAGTAATAATAGAATGACAGATCCTTGTGTTCAagataatgtttttctttgaaatgGCCTACAACTTTTCGACAACTTgtttatacttatatatttttttctaaattttgatggCCATTTGATATATATGGGCAAGATATTataatgaacagaacagaacagaataaatTTTTATTCACTTGAACTAAAAGTTCCTCGTGGTAAAcacatttacaaacaaaataacatggcatgaaaataaaaatgatatatacatttttaacgaattctgacatttatatatatatttcaggatTTGGATGGACGGATTAACATTTAATTACATACAAATACCATACAGTTAGTTATAATAGTAAACTTAAACTTGGTACCGTCGCACCCTTGCGACGCAAACCAACTACGCGCCAAAAACTCTTCACTACAAACGAGGTGTATGTCTACGCTTACCAACAAATCTTACAATGTAGATGAGTAAAAGATAAGTCGTTAAGCGCATAGATGCAGCAAAGCCATGTTCAGCATGAAAAGCATGTAGGCAAAATGTCCATCGTTCACAATGTTGTAACTACAAGTGACCTCTATGCTTATTGAATGTACGTCATGATTGGCGTCTTCACGTCTGACCATGTTTAATTTACTAAAATACGCACGTCTAAATTCAGCGCTATGTAAAATGGACACTTTACAACTACATGTTTCGTTACAATATCAGACAATACACATTCACATTCATTTAATTATATTAAGATTCAGTAGAAAGGACATTAATGCTTTGATAACAGCAATAAACGACTACTGTTTATAGAATACAAAAAAGTAGTTCAGGACTATTCATAAGCTGGTATCCAATTCCACAGCTTCATAAATGAATttgcataacatttttatttcatttttttctgcaacTGTTTAATAATTGtgtaaatttaaacatactgGGTCTATTTCTATAATAACTTTTAATATACAACTTTCTTAACATTTCAAAAGCTAAAGCTGGacacttaaaaacaaaatggaattcatcttcaatatcattGGAATTACAAATTACACAACCTATTTGATTATTTTCTAATCTCTCACTTGAAAATCTACCTTTTTGTATTCTGAGACTATGTGCTGagattcatatttttgttaatgctATTCTAAGTTTTCTCGAAACGATATTTTCTATATAAGATTCCAATGCAAAATTAACTTTAGTGGATCTATacaatataaatacattattCAGATCTACACTAGCTCTCCATTCTTATATTTACTCGTCTGATaatctctttttaaaaaattcaagaatatatacattgaaaaacTCCTGatattacataaatataataaataattgttaATATGCAGTTCTTTCTAAAAAAAACTATAAGCCAAACATTTCAAAAGGACCATCTGGAATAGGACTATGTTTAATATGATGTTCAATATGATGAAGTTGAAGCTGCTCTGCTAAAAGTATTCATTGATGTGATGTAGAAGTTAGCATCATACTGAATTTCAAAACGTATCACATTTATTAAGAAACAGATAACTTAATTATGAAGGATATTGTGATAAATATGGCGCCATTTTACAGAcatatttatacattatttcatcgCTGCACACAAAtcttaatttatttacattaGAAACCCTTGTAACCAAAAATggaaataataatttaaagacatcagtctttatgaaaatggCGACCGTTTTTAAAATGGCCGACCTAAATATCATTTgaacaatttcatttaaatgttgaaattatttctatttaaacatttataaaaagtcAAACTGCATTCAAAGTACAGTTTTAAGCaacaattattcatttattttagcaTGATTATACGTTTTTTCCCCAACAATAtgaccaaaattttctaaataaccGCATGAAATggaacttttaaaaatataagtaAGTTAAAGGTGTCCCAAAAGAAGACCCAATGTACTTATATGTGTCATTACTATATTCTattctttgtttattttagtcAAGTTATCTAGCTGCTCTGTTTTTGAAATATGTGTTTATACCAAACAATTGTTCAATTCATCAATAGAAATTACCAAAGCTTTCGTGTTCCATATCCATCACGTACATACATGTACACACCAGAAGGGCAAAATAAATTTCCAATGAAAATATCttcatttgtgtcaagttacatcaaaatccctccatacatgaagaagaaactctccggacaaagtcattcttgaattcgaactttgacctctacgtgtgaccttgaccttagacctagggacctggttcttgcgcgtgacactctgtctcatggtggtgaacatttgtgccaagtaatattaaaatccattcaaaGATTGTTAAGTTATAGACTGTGCCCTTTTGGCATTGACTtccaagtttgacctttgacctttcagctaagggcccgggttttgcgcatgacacgtcgtcttatcatgggaaacatttgtgcaaagcaattttaaaatccctttatgaatgacagagttatggaccggacacgaatcagaccctgttcatgccatgctaacatttgactgccaagtgtgaccttaacctttgagttaggagtctgaaagttgtgcaagacacatcgtcttattatgaggtacatttgtgccaacagatattaaaatccctttatggatgacagagttatggaccggaaaggaaaaaagccctgttgacatttgacctccaattgtgaccttgacctttgagccaggtcCGAGTTTTGCGcctgacatgtcgtctcatcatggggaacatttgtgccaagtaatattaaaatcccatgatgaatgacagagttatagaccgaaCACGGAATTACGGACGGACAGAGGGACGGACGAAATGACAAACGGACGGACGTCAACCAGAAGGAGAATAATAAACAAATCATTCAGCTAATACATGTAACTTaagaaaatacataaattaaGAAGGACGAAGCTGAATGctggttaaaaatatttaattattttattacctttGCTGCCGTTGTAATTATATGCTGTAACAAGTATGGTATTCTGGTTATGATTGCAGGCTAAGCCAAATGGAAAACGAACATTTTCTGTCAGCGAAAAGTATTGATCGATTTTGCCTGTTTCTTGTTTAAAAGACTGGATTCGATTCTTCTCGTTTTGTGATATGTACAATCGTTCGCCACATACTATCATATTGTCGATCTCACCATTTTCTACCGCTATTGTCCATATACATTCACCATtacttatcatatattttcgAATACTGGAAGAGTAAACATCGTATATAAAAATGGCTATAGTGTCTCTATCAACAGCACAAAATTGCGGCCAAAACATGTTTGATTCTATTTCTTTTAAGTCAAGAGTCACCACTGTATCATTTAAATCAATCGATGTCTGTTCCGTACTTGACGCAAAAGAAGAAGCGGTACCTGAATATGAGCTTAAATCTGACTCTGTCCGTTTTAAAGAAATCGCACACGTACAAACCTCAGACTGACAACAAACTAGCCCGTCTATTGCATCTATAAACAACTGTTTTTCAATACCTTCCCTATGAACTGCCTTATATGCATTTGACGTTTCTATACTTCGACCATTTGCCCATTCAATCTGTATGAAACCGGATGAATGGGAGGAACTGGACGAAGATGACGAGCGATGTCTGTGATGGCCATGCGTTCTGTCTCTGTAAGCAAGGCATGGTGACTGAGAACGTGCCCGTGGGTTCATTGGATGTCTCCGGTGTTTGTTTGGCCTGGTAGCTTGTTGGAGTGTGCCCAGTTTTAAACACGATAAAAAGTCTCTAGACGGTGCAAACTTAAACTCCTTTTTCTTAACACTGGCAACCGCATTTCCGACAAGATGATCTATTTCCATTTGGCTCTCATAATCTAATGATAACTTTCTGAAACACATTGTATTAAGATTTATTAAAATGGTATTTCAGATAGATGCTTAAAATAAGATAGATAAAACTGGCATGCACTTTTGaacaatttataataaatacaatatcTTTCGAGAAGGCGAACAGGTTCATgttgaaacattttcaaatttgtaaaataataattgtataaaaaatcaaataactaaAAACCGTGGAATGACAAGTCTGTTGTTCGTACGTTTGTACTTTCTCTTTAGTTTCCAGTAGAATGCCTATCAGTCTAGCCGACACGTCCTGTATTTCCGTTAATGCAACACTTTCCATTTTCTCGTACATTTTTCTTAGCTTTGCTACCTCTTGCCTAGCCGAATGTTCCATCTGTAAGACACTACTATAGGCAGATTCAAGACGAAAGTTTGCATTTTGCCTCAGAAACGATTCATCCTCATACTTTTCATTGAAGTCATCCCCTGTGAATGTGATAAACAATGGACTTAGAAGATCAGTAAGATgtcattttacaagaaaatacttGACATTAAAGCATTTTGAAATCTTTGTGCACTTGACATCGCCTTGGTTATAGTTAAAAGTACaaatattaccaaaatattcATGTATTATGCTAATCTTGTTTACGAATGCTGAGCTTAGATAATACGAAGGAATttagtatttaaacaaaatggtattTTGGTAAACCATAAAAAAATCATGAAGCTTTTTAATCATACTTAGAAGCTCAGCAAATCCCGTTATCTAACGTTatcaagaaatgttttaaaacatttgaaccctcaccgatgtgggttcgagccttactcggggcgttgaattcctaatgcgaggaagctatccagctgtcttatggaaggtcagttgttctacccaggtgcccgcccctGATTAAATTAtgcacgaacgggcacctggggtcttcttccacaatcaaaagctggaaagtcgctatgtgacctataattgtgtcgctgaggggcatgtgatttgaagacagcgacCGTAACCACCCGGTTAATATTAGATGATAATAGAGTGTGATATATGACTGACTGCTTGTGAGAACAAAATATCGAAGAAATGCGATACACATGGTTCAATAGAAATCCAATTAACAAAGCAAGGCTTGACATTTTTCTGGTTTAAAGTATATTTTACACAGAACTAATGGAAGTTTCAATTGAGCCTGGGTACAGAACAGACCATTCAAAGTTATCATTAAGATTTGAATTTCGTAAATTTAGAAAAGGGAGGACAGTTTGGATATTTAActactattcttgcataaaaactacttttttttcacttgatccgcccatgtattaacgggagaaaaatcgtgtgcaaacaagg comes from the Mercenaria mercenaria strain notata chromosome 9, MADL_Memer_1, whole genome shotgun sequence genome and includes:
- the LOC123547929 gene encoding uncharacterized protein LOC123547929; this translates as MEHSARQEVAKLRKMYEKMESVALTEIQDVSARLIGILLETKEKVQTKLSLDYESQMEIDHLVGNAVASVKKKEFKFAPSRDFLSCLKLGTLQQATRPNKHRRHPMNPRARSQSPCLAYRDRTHGHHRHRSSSSSSSSHSSGFIQIEWANGRSIETSNAYKAVHREGIEKQLFIDAIDGLVCCQSEVCTCAISLKRTESDLSSYSGTASSFASSTEQTSIDLNDTVVTLDLKEIESNMFWPQFCAVDRDTIAIFIYDVYSSSIRKYMISNGECIWTIAVENGEIDNMIVCGERLYISQNEKNRIQSFKQETGKIDQYFSLTENVRFPFGLACNHNQNTILVTAYNYNGSKVFDKEGKCRIDRLMDRLSCMQTSKEVTTRTILEWMEDD